Proteins encoded in a region of the Streptomyces sp. PCS3-D2 genome:
- a CDS encoding holo-ACP synthase: MIVGVGIDVAEIERFGAALERTPGLAGRLFVEAELTLPSGERRGTASLAARFAAKEALAKALGAPAGLLWTDAEVYVEDTGQPRLRVSGTVRARALALGVKSWHVSLSHDAGVASAVVIAEG, encoded by the coding sequence GTGATTGTCGGCGTCGGGATCGATGTGGCGGAGATCGAACGCTTCGGAGCGGCGCTGGAGCGCACGCCGGGCCTGGCCGGGCGGCTGTTCGTCGAGGCCGAGCTGACGCTGCCGAGCGGCGAGCGGCGCGGGACCGCCTCGCTCGCCGCGCGGTTCGCCGCCAAGGAGGCGCTGGCCAAGGCCCTCGGCGCGCCCGCCGGCCTGCTCTGGACCGACGCCGAGGTCTATGTGGAGGACACCGGGCAGCCGCGGCTGCGGGTGTCGGGCACGGTGCGGGCGCGGGCGCTGGCGCTGGGGGTGAAGTCCTGGCACGTCTCGCTGAGCCACGACGCCGGTGTGGCCTCCGCGGTGGTGATCGCGGAGGGTTGA